CGGAGATGGGCGGGAATGAATGGAAGTACCTGAAGGAGTGCCTCGACACGAATTTCGTCTCGTCGGTCGGCCCGTTTGTGGACCGTTTTGAAGAGGCGGTGGCGCGATACGTCAAAAGAAAATACGCCGTAGCCACCGTAAACGGAACGGCCGCCCTCCACATATCTCTTCTGGTCTCCGGTATTGTGCCGGATGACGAGGTCCTGGTTTCGACCCTAACCTTTATAGCCCCCGTAAACGCCGTCCGGTACGTGGGGGCCTTTCCGGTTTTTATCGACGCCGAAAAGGACTTCTGGCAGATGGACACCCGGAAGGTCATCGACTTCATAGAAAAAAGGTGCGCCTACAGAAAGGGGGCGCTGATAAACGTGGAGACCGGGAGGACGGTTCGGGCCATAATGCCGGTTCATATCCTCGGCCACCCGGTGGATATGGACCCCATTTTGGAAATTGCCGAAAAGTACAACCTGATCGTGATCGAGGACGCCACGGAGTCTCTGGGCGCACAATACAAGGGGAAGATGACCGGGTCACTGGGGGAGATAGCCTGCTTCAGCTTCAATGGCAACAAGATCATCACCACAGGCGGGGGTGGGATGATCGTTACCGACAACGAAAAGTTGGCCCGCAGGGCAAAGTACCTGACCACCCAGGCGAAAGACGACCCGGTCGAGTACATCCACAACGAGATCGGCTATAATTTCAGGCTCACCAATATCCAGGCGGCCCTGGGGTGCGCCCAGATGGAGCGGCTCGACCGGTATATTGAAAAGAAAAAATATATCGCCGATATTTATACCGGGGCGTTAAAGGATCTCCCCGGGATCACTCCCCTCGGCGAGGCGGACTGGGCATGGAGCATCTTCTGGATGTACACGATCCTCCTCGACGAAGGCGCCTTCGGAATCGACAGCAGAACGCTTCTAAATCGATTGGCAAAAAAGAACATACAGACGCGACCGCTCTGGCAGCCCATTCACCTTTCGCCTGCGCACCGGGGAGCCACAGCTTCAGACTGTTCGGTATCTGAATATCTTTACAAAACCGGCCTGACGCTCCCCTGTTCAGTGGCGATTACCGATTCCGAGATCGAAAGGGTCATCGATCAGATACAATCCCATCACCGCAATAAATAGCAGACAAAAAAACAGAATGACCAAGAAACATATCCTCTTTATACCTTTCGACGCCATTGCCCTTCAGGAGATGATGCCTACGGCAAAAAAGATTCTCGCCGACAGCAATTATGTGCCCCTCTTCTATCTGTGCTGGTCGATATTTCCGATGGAGGTACAATTTTTTAAAGAGGAGCATTTTAGGCAGCTTGACGAGGCGGGTATGGAGATCTATGACAGGGAATCGACCATGCCCAGGTACCGGCAGATAAAAGAGACTCTCTACATTACCATAAAGCGCGCCATTCGAGACAAGATCATGCCGACCACCATCTGGGGGATAATGGCGAATACGAAAAAATTTTTGCAGATGCAAAACAGGATAAAAAAATTGTTCAATGAGAAGGATGTCGCGGCCGTCGTGCTGATCTCCGACAGGGTCTTGGGATGGGAGGCGGTGGCGGTAAAGCTTGCAAACAAGCGAAGAATCCCTACGTTCATTGTTCCCTTTTCCCTCTATTCTCCACGGGGGGATGTCAAGAACCGGATGATCAAGGAAAATTTTGAACAGTTTTTCGTCGGCCGCTCCTTCCAAAAAATAGTCTCTAAAATACTATTCCCCCGGATAATCCATAACTATGAGGGGAGGGATATTTTCTTTTTTCCCTTTCAGGCGGCCGTTTCGGGGTGGGTACTGGGCCTTTTGCCTGAAAATCCCTGGACCATCGGCGGGGGGCGGGCATCCCGGATGGCGGTGGAAAACGAATTTTTCCGAAACATCCTTATCGAACAGGGAGTCACCCCATCGAAAATGGTTGTTACAGGGAAGCCCTCTTCAGATTATATATATGAAACGCTAAAACAAGGAGACCCGGACGTAATCCGGGGGGAGCTGGGGATTGCCGGCGATAAAAAAATACTCCTTTGCGCCGTCCCACAACTCGCCGAGCATGAGCTAACCTCCTGGGAGAGACACTGGTGGGAGATCGAATTTCTGCTCTACACGTTTTCCAAACTCCCCAACGTCGCCACGGTGCTGAGTCTCCACCCCAGAAGCCATCCACCCGACTACACGCCCGTGGCCGAACGGTACGGCGCCGTTATCGCAAGGAGGCGTATTTATGAGCTGTTGCCCATCTCTGACGTTTTTGTCGCCACCTATTCCACGACTGTGATGTTTGCTGTGGGGATGGCAAAGCCCACCGTGGTCGTGGACTTTTACGGCCTCGATCACGATATTTATAACAGGGCCCCCGGCGTTATGATAGTCAATCGCAGGGATCAACTGGGACCTTCCCTCAAAAAGCTTTTTATGGACGATATCTATTACGATTCTCTGGCCGCTTCTCAGAAAAAGTCAGCCGGTCAATGGCTCGTCCTCGACGGAAAATGCACCGAGCGGGTGGTCGGAGAGATCTATGCCCTTATAGAAGATCGATTTACGACATAGTCTGTTAAAAAATATAGAAATACTATATTCAGATGATATGAAAAAGAGAGCCCACATTCTCTTTATACCCTTCCACAGAATATCCCTTCTGGAAATGATGCCGATCGCTTTGAAGCTTGTGGAAGATGGTATTTATGCCCCTCTCTTCCTGTTGCGATCAAGCGCCTTTTCCCGGGATGATGCCGCGATGGTAAAAGAAAGCGGGATGGAGGTATACAGCCTGTGGGACTTTTTTAGGTTTCGCTTCAAGAACGAAAAAAAAAGGCACGAAAAAAAGGCTGAAGATACCTCAAAAATGGAGTCCTCGCCGCAAGGGAAAAGCGGGCAATTTAAGAAGAGGATGAAGAGTTTTTTTCGTTTTTTCATGCCGGAAATCTTATGGGAAACCCTTAAATATATTTATCGAATCCTTGAGGCACACCTCTTATACAGACAAAAAAGGATCTTCGGCCTTGTTGTTATCAGCGATACCCTCCCCGGCGTAGAGCCGCCATTCATCAAGGTGGCCAATAGATATAACATCCCAAGCCTGATCGTTCCCTTCTCGTTGATTACACCTATGGGCACCGCCAAGATACGTCTGCTGAAAAAGGATTACAAAAGAAACTATTCCTTGAAATCGATAAAGAACCGTCTGGCCTCCAGGTTTTTCCCCACCTGGGTGTATGAATACGAGGGGGAAAAAATGCTGGCCCATCCGGTTTCCTGGGCGCTCGCTAGTCGAATTGTGGGAGTCTTTCCCGATCAACCCTGGTCTATCTGCGGTGGCGAGGCAACGCTTGTCGCCGTGGAAAATGGCTTTGTTTATGACCTGTTCAAAAAACAGGGAGTGCCCGAGAAAAAGATGGTATTAACGGGAAAACCCTCGATGGACGCTGTATATTGTGCTTCACAAAAGGATAAGAGGGAGGTAATTCTTCGGGAGTTGGGACTCTCGGAGAGAGATAAAGTCCTGCTTTGTGCCGTCCCTCAGCTGGCGGAGCATGAGATTATGAGCTGGGAAAAGCACTGGAAGGAGATAGAGTTTCTGCTCTCTACGTTTATGAAGTTTTCCAACATGTCGGTTGTCCTCTCGCTTCATCCCAGAAGCAATCTCGAAGATTATAGAAAATTGTCCGAAAAGTATCGGGCGACTATAGCCGGAAGACGCATATACGAGCTTTTGCCCATTGCGGACGTCTTCGTGGCGACTTTTTCCACCACCGTTATGTATGCCGTGGGTATCGGAACGCCCACGGTGGTTGTGGATTTTTACAGCCTCGGATACGATATATACGATAATCTGCCGGGCGTGAAAATCGTTCGAGAAATAGACAAACTTGCCGCCACCCTCCACCATCTAAATTCCGGAGTCGGGAAACGGATAAAAATGAAAAAAGAAGACGAGAGGAGATGGATCCTCTTGGATGGGAAATGTACCGATCGGATCGCCGAAGAACTCTATTGCCTGGCTGAAAAAGAATAACAACCACCAAAAAAGAGCAACTCGACCGATTTTAGATACTAAAATTGTTCATTGACAATAATAAGCCGGATTAGCCCCATTGCCTTTATGAAAAGCGCTAAAAAACGAAATCCCGGCATTCGGAGCGCTGTGCCTTGATAATATCATCAGATTGAACCATGTTGTATTTTATGTTTTTTTTCCGTGTGTGACCAAAATGTGACCGGAGCACTTCAAAATAAAGCAAAATAGAGCAAAACAAACCGATACAAATCGAAACGTTTATTCTGAATAAAGACAGGGGGGTTAGCCTATTTTTAGCGTTATTTAAATAACTTAGGCTGACACCCCTGCACATGACCGGCGGTCGTGAGGTCACGTGTATCGATCCCGCTTAAGCTCCACCAATGGTTATCAGGGATTACGAGCTTTGGCTTGTGGCCACTTTTGTGTCCGTGACCTTACAGCATTAAAATACGGCATAAAATTTTGGACATTTTTAAAAATCCCTAATCACCTCGCGATTCATTTTTTTAATTGACTGTTTACATCATTCAGGATATTTTTGGTATAATTTCACTTAATATAAGGAATCACGATATGAAAAAAATCATTGTCATCTCACTCTGTATATTATTTTTCATCATAATTATACTCGCCGCCGTCGGCTGCGCGCGCCCCATTCTTCCCGGAAGCTGTGTGGAGATCGTCTATCCGGGACCGGATATGGTCGTGCCGACGGATTTTTCGATTCTCGGCGTGGCGGCGAAATGGTCCTTAGGACTGGAGGTCAATCCGCTCCTGTTCCTCATCTCCCCAAAATCATACGTCCACATGTCTTCCTCGTCTGCCGAGCTTTTTGTAGACGGAACTCCCTACGCCGTCTCGAGCGGGGGCAACCACCACCTCTTCAGGCTCACCCTCTCCGAGGGCGATCACACCCTGCTCCTTTACACCCCGTTCGGACAAAAAGAGATCATCGTCCATGTGACCAAAACTCCCGCGATATCCTTCGATCCATTTCACGATGCGGATCGAATTGTCAAAACCACCGACCAGCTGAAACTGGCATTGTATGAGTATCTTAAATCAAATCCATTGAATCCATCGGACAACGAAGGAGGATACGAAATTCAGAGGATATTTCCGATCGACTCCGGCGCCTTCATTGCAACCGGCGTAATGGAGGGGCAGATACTGAATGAGTGTAAAATAATATATGTTGATCTATCGGGAAGACCTCCGACGGCAAACGCCGTATCCAAAGCCCCCGTCGTCTTCTCCTGGAATAAAGATAAATGGGATGGAAGAGTTGTCGCCACATCCGAAGGAGCGGCCGGCGATCGCCTTTTCTTAACGGTACTCGACGACGCGTCGCTATCGGTCTTTTCCATTTTCCCCGACGGCAAGGTTGCAAGCGATAGATTTGAGCTCGGCGACATTTCGCCCGAGTTTTTCGACTCGGTCACGAAGGCGATCTACTCCGAGATCAGGACGCGCGGCAATCATGACTTCCTGCATATCCGCATAGACGGCTACAGGCCCAATGACTCTCCTCGGAGCTTCGACCTTGTGGTCTCGGGCTCGACGGCAAAAGAGATTGACCTTGGCGGTTATGACGTTGAAGGGATCGGTCCGAACGGTGAACTCATCGCTTTTTACCCCGCCCCATTCACCGGCCCTTTTGACACCATGCTTTTCGATAAAGGCAAGCCGACGAAGGCCTATTACCCCCTTCCGAGTCTAGGCAAAACATTTTCGTTTTTCGGTGGCTCCGTCCATGACATAAACAAGTTTCGCCCCGAGCGTCCCCTCTTCGAGGTCGCGCCTCCTGTGCCGTGCGTTGGCTGCAACAATAATTACATCCCCGCCCACCACGGCGCTTTCGGGGACATAACGTTCGGCCCCGACGTGCTGAAGACGTCACTTGCGGGAAGGGAGGGATATTTTGTTATGAAATACGGTGGGAAGTAGCCGTGTGATAAATTAATGATGATGCTTGCCCGTCAAGATTTGGCTTTTTAGAAACCACGAGATCACAGGCAGCAATCCCGTTCAAGCTCCACCAACGATTTCAAGGGTGGAATTTATTCCCCCCTCCCCTTTTCTTCCCACCAACAATAACATGGCGCGAATCACGAAGGGCGGCCCGGCACCGTCAAAGGCTTTACAACCCGCCCCTCTTTACGGGGGGGCCGGACACGACCTCGGCCATCTTTTTTATGTGGGCCGGGGTGGTGCCGCAGCAGCCGCCCACTATATTCACCCCAAGATCCCTGAACTGCCGGGCGTACTCTCTGAAATATTCCGGACTCTCCGAAATCTCGCTGGTGCCGTCCTTATACCGCGGAAGACCGGCGTTCGGCTGAACCGAGATCATCCCTGCAAACGAAGCGGGAAGGGACTTCAGAAGCTCTAACATTTTTTGCGGTCCGAGAAAGCAGTTCAGGCCGACGACGTCCGCGCCGAGCCTCTCCAGCTCCACGAACGCCCCGGCAAGCTCGTCTCCGTAAACGGTCACCCCCTCCTCGGTAAATGTAAGCTGACAGACTATCGGTATATCCGTCATCTCCTTGCAAACGAGAACCGCCTCCTTCGCCTCCAGGACGCTCGACATGGTCTCCAGCATCACGACATCGACGCCGCCGTCAATCAAGGCCTGGATTTGATCGCGAAAGGCGTTGTGTGCCTCGACTAAGGAAAGCCTGCCGTAGGGGCTTATCAGCTCCCCCAGTGGACCCACCGCCCCCGCCACGAAAACCCCGGACGCGGCGGCGGCCCTCTTGGCGATCTCGGCCGCCGCAAGGTTTATCTTCCTCACCTCCTTGTCCAGGCCGTATCTGGCGAGCTGGTACCTGTTTGCGGCAAAGCTGTTTGTCTCTATGATCTTAGCACCAGCCTCTATATACTCCCTGTGCACCTTCTCCACCGTTTCGGGGTCGGTCAGGTTCAGGGATTCTATACAGACTGCGTTGTCGGCAACCTTGCTCCGTATGTATGTCCCCATTGCGCCGTCGGCAAGGAGGACCTCCTTCTTCAAGACATCCAAGAACCTGAAGTCCCTCTTTTTGCCGGCCTTTTTCTTTGCCTCCTCGATCTGGTAATACCCCTTTTCAAGATTCTCCCTCCTGACCTTTTCATACTCCCTGTCAACATCGATCTTCCTCTCCCTTAAGATTCTCTCCATCATCTCGACGGAGTGCTCAAAATCCACAAACTCGTTGAGCCACATCTCGGGCTTTTCTTCGTTTCCCTTTATATTCGTCCTCAAACCGTTAAACTCCTGATCGACCTTGTCAAACTGTTCCCTTATTCCGTAGGCCGTCTTTATCCTCGG
This region of Candidatus Zymogenus saltonus genomic DNA includes:
- a CDS encoding homocysteine S-methyltransferase family protein, giving the protein MFSKEWFLYVFGRWLIVSGIAGALVQYLFSDLLGIHTIPAFLLNQFCLACVFWYVDKLIFKRHLSKGLSDFFHFPRIKTAYGIREQFDKVDQEFNGLRTNIKGNEEKPEMWLNEFVDFEHSVEMMERILRERKIDVDREYEKVRRENLEKGYYQIEEAKKKAGKKRDFRFLDVLKKEVLLADGAMGTYIRSKVADNAVCIESLNLTDPETVEKVHREYIEAGAKIIETNSFAANRYQLARYGLDKEVRKINLAAAEIAKRAAAASGVFVAGAVGPLGELISPYGRLSLVEAHNAFRDQIQALIDGGVDVVMLETMSSVLEAKEAVLVCKEMTDIPIVCQLTFTEEGVTVYGDELAGAFVELERLGADVVGLNCFLGPQKMLELLKSLPASFAGMISVQPNAGLPRYKDGTSEISESPEYFREYARQFRDLGVNIVGGCCGTTPAHIKKMAEVVSGPPVKRGGL
- a CDS encoding CDP-glycerol glycerophosphotransferase family protein, with the protein product MTKKHILFIPFDAIALQEMMPTAKKILADSNYVPLFYLCWSIFPMEVQFFKEEHFRQLDEAGMEIYDRESTMPRYRQIKETLYITIKRAIRDKIMPTTIWGIMANTKKFLQMQNRIKKLFNEKDVAAVVLISDRVLGWEAVAVKLANKRRIPTFIVPFSLYSPRGDVKNRMIKENFEQFFVGRSFQKIVSKILFPRIIHNYEGRDIFFFPFQAAVSGWVLGLLPENPWTIGGGRASRMAVENEFFRNILIEQGVTPSKMVVTGKPSSDYIYETLKQGDPDVIRGELGIAGDKKILLCAVPQLAEHELTSWERHWWEIEFLLYTFSKLPNVATVLSLHPRSHPPDYTPVAERYGAVIARRRIYELLPISDVFVATYSTTVMFAVGMAKPTVVVDFYGLDHDIYNRAPGVMIVNRRDQLGPSLKKLFMDDIYYDSLAASQKKSAGQWLVLDGKCTERVVGEIYALIEDRFTT
- a CDS encoding LegC family aminotransferase encodes the protein MKGLFGRKRGKDDFIPLCIPEMGGNEWKYLKECLDTNFVSSVGPFVDRFEEAVARYVKRKYAVATVNGTAALHISLLVSGIVPDDEVLVSTLTFIAPVNAVRYVGAFPVFIDAEKDFWQMDTRKVIDFIEKRCAYRKGALINVETGRTVRAIMPVHILGHPVDMDPILEIAEKYNLIVIEDATESLGAQYKGKMTGSLGEIACFSFNGNKIITTGGGGMIVTDNEKLARRAKYLTTQAKDDPVEYIHNEIGYNFRLTNIQAALGCAQMERLDRYIEKKKYIADIYTGALKDLPGITPLGEADWAWSIFWMYTILLDEGAFGIDSRTLLNRLAKKNIQTRPLWQPIHLSPAHRGATASDCSVSEYLYKTGLTLPCSVAITDSEIERVIDQIQSHHRNK
- a CDS encoding CDP-glycerol glycerophosphotransferase family protein → MKKRAHILFIPFHRISLLEMMPIALKLVEDGIYAPLFLLRSSAFSRDDAAMVKESGMEVYSLWDFFRFRFKNEKKRHEKKAEDTSKMESSPQGKSGQFKKRMKSFFRFFMPEILWETLKYIYRILEAHLLYRQKRIFGLVVISDTLPGVEPPFIKVANRYNIPSLIVPFSLITPMGTAKIRLLKKDYKRNYSLKSIKNRLASRFFPTWVYEYEGEKMLAHPVSWALASRIVGVFPDQPWSICGGEATLVAVENGFVYDLFKKQGVPEKKMVLTGKPSMDAVYCASQKDKREVILRELGLSERDKVLLCAVPQLAEHEIMSWEKHWKEIEFLLSTFMKFSNMSVVLSLHPRSNLEDYRKLSEKYRATIAGRRIYELLPIADVFVATFSTTVMYAVGIGTPTVVVDFYSLGYDIYDNLPGVKIVREIDKLAATLHHLNSGVGKRIKMKKEDERRWILLDGKCTDRIAEELYCLAEKE